In Alnus glutinosa chromosome 7, dhAlnGlut1.1, whole genome shotgun sequence, the sequence GAATATGTAAAGGTGTGCCATGACTCATCAAAAGAAATGATGAGAATTGataaaaatcagaaaaacaagTGTTCGGACGAGATTCTGCAATTCTGCAGaatgtcgctcgatcgattgaTTATGTCGCTAGATCAACAATGTCTATTGATATAAAATCGCTCGATTGATTATTATGTCGATTGATCGATTCTAATTGCTAAAACGTCGCTCGATCAATTCTATAATCACTCGATCGACTTTGACTTAAATTTGATTTCCAAATCCGTTTCAACTCTCATACACTATTTAATcacttaaatatttatacctaaatggatgaatatttattccatatatatatatatatatatatatatatatatatatatatatatatatatatatatatatatatatatatattattcttattattagaccttaaatcatattttaagatattttatttaatatcttaaaatataagGTATCACATAGTGCATGCGTTTAAGTTTTAACATTTCCTAGCAACATTATTGGCCATTCAATTTATTTGCTTTAGTTTGTAGCTGTTGGATTTTAAATATGGATTACAACTGTATGGCATAGAGATGTGAGAGTTATATGGTGTTCTGCATAACTCCATGAGCTTAGTAATCCAACAACttgaaatgattgaaaattttcaaaatcctAATCAATGGTCAAGATCAATGCTACTGCAGACATGCCTCCGGTTTCACAAAAAATGGACTGGAGGATATTTTTGAAGTTGGTATTTTTTACGCGTGTTACAGCCTACAACCACGTCCTGCGTTGATTTTCGAAAACCTCTTCAATGCTCGTCAACTCCCACAGGACACAATCCTTTAGCCTCCTTTAGGTCTAGCCGTTTAGGggcttttctattttcttttcactGAGATTTCATATCAGAGACTTTCAgccttgagagttgagagttgaGAACGCTTTAGGGTTCCATCACTTCTGTGAATCGTGATGAAATCCAATGGCCTGCCACACGATCTGCTACTTTTTTATCATCTGATTCGTTCATTGTGAGGCATGACGAAGATGACGCCAAGGAGGGAAGCTTGAGAAGATAAAATATCTACAACTGCAAGTCTATAATGATGGAAGGGGAGGTCTAATGAGAAAAATTTAATGTTCCATTAAATGCTTTGTCTGCCATTTCACCTATCAATTTGAACCACTAGTTCCCATCCAACCATTGGATTGTTTGGATCCAACAGTTGGAGGTTGGCCTTGTCACCATTGGTGCGATTTAGGTCGTTCGATGGGTATTCTCCTACCCAATTTCCAACTAGGCCTCTTCACtcgttctctttttttttttttttttttttcagcttctCTATGTTGTACCTCCATTTTTGTCACTCAATTCAAGAGCTTTGCGTGATATCTTGATGTGTTTACAATATTTTGATATGATATTCATGCCTCCTAAGGCTTCCACGAAAGATTTTCCACTAGTTCTACTCCAGTATTGAGGAATTGAAAAAAGATAAATACTAGAGTATGGGAGGCCAAGACCGAGGCCTTTTCATGTGTTTCGGACCTTCGGTGTTTTACAAAATCTTAACCCCCTCGGCCCTGCCATAATACTTCGAGTTTATGACCTAGGCACATCGAGTGTTAAAGTGTGAAGATTTTGTATCTCTAATCTCTTCTCTTTTATCCTTATgagttttggttttgttttgtgttcGTGTTCCCTTCCTAATGTTTTATTTCCCTCAGAGGGTACACGTATAGGCTCAGACTACTCTATAGGACAAGAATCATACTCATCCTGTTTGTTTCCTCTGCAACTCTGCCTTTATGCTTTACATGTTACTAGTTACTATTCTTTATGTTCTTTATAAATTTACAATCATTTCTTAGTTCACATGTTAGTTTGTTTTAAGATTATTAGTGTTTATAGTCTCACAGTTAAAGATTACCAATGTTTATaatatggttttttttattattaaaaaaattattatgtaaTAATCACACATTGCCTGTAATCTGCCATTTTCTTATAATCTCTAATCTGTTCAAAACTTGATATTGGCAAAGTATTGATTGTATTGTGTttgttatataatttataattatgttATATATTGATTTGTTTGCATCAAGGAAATACATTGCTAATGCTATGTTGTATTTTGTTATGGAACATTCCTGCAACTATTTATTTTGGTAAGTTATATTACGTTATACAGTGTTATATTATtacttattttgtaattttaattaTCAATGTTCTTCTGAGTAACTAACATTACACATATGGCATAATAGTTGCTTCAAAGGGCTCAAATATCTTCATTTAGCCAACATTCTTTTTCGGGACTTGATAGTCATTGCTATTTGCTATCTTATAAGGTATTTGCCTCATTAATTAGTGTAATTGTGtaactatttttgttttaattgtgTTTTCTGCCATGTTGTGTTTGTATGTTTGTTCCTtgtttaagttgtttgttaaaaATTAGTCATGTTCTATGCTACTTAAAAATATGTCATGTTAGAATCTGAGTTATGTTAAATTAATATACTAGTTTGTTTACTTAGAACccattctttattatttttagaatttaagtATAGTTATGGAAAAACTGATATTGTATgtacaaattttgaatttatgtttgttaaaaatatgctatattgagtttttttgttagatggatgtaagtatttttgttttagttgtgTTTTCTGCCATGTTGTTTTAGTATgtttttccttgtttaagttgtttgttaaaaATCAGCCATGTTCTATGCTACTTAAAAATCTGCCACGTTATAATCCACTATGTTAGAAGCTGATTTGTGTTAGATTAATATGCTAGTTTGTTTACTTAACTTAGAACCCATTCTTAATTGTTTTTAGAATTTATGTATAGTTAAGGAAGATACAAGTCAATCTATAGAAGTCAATCTAGCTATGTGTGGGGATGACACGATGATAACTCCTTCCCTAGAAGATGAAGCCCCAACTATGGGTCCTATTACTGATGAAGATCCTGAAAGAATGCATATGAAAAGAAACAAAGGCGGAAGACTTCGCCTGTTTGGAATGACTTTGTTATTGTAGAAGTTGGTGGAGTCAAGAAATCGCAGTTTAAGTGGTGCAAAAGGTTGTTTGCCATTTCCAGCTCAAGTTCTAGCTCTACACTTGGCAGGCATCTGGTTGCATGTCTCAAATATGTGGCTGCCAACAATAACCAAAAGTCCATTGCCCTTAATCTTGATGCGATGAGGGATCTAATTGTGTCAAATTATACTTTCAAGATCCAGAGAACTTGTTGCGCACTTGATTCTTTGCCATGATTATCCTTTTAATATAGTGGAGCATGAACAAGTTCTGTAAGTCCTTAAATCCACTTTGGAAGAAGGTTAGTCGTGCAACTATTAGGAATGACTGCTTTACTACGTACAACATTGAGAATAAGAAGTTGAAAACATTGTTGGGGAAGGGGCAGTGGACGAGGTCAACATCACCACAGATACGCGGACAAGTGCACAAAGAGTGTCATATATGGTGGTGACTTGCACTTTATGACATCTGATTGGTTCCTTCAGaagagaattttgaatttttgtaacGTACCACCTCCACATAGCAATGTTGTTATTGCTGACAAACTTTGAAAGTGTTTTGGTGATTAGGGCATTGAGGACAAGGTATTTACAATAACAATTGATAATGTTAAAGCAAATGATACTGCCATCATAATTCTTAAAGATGATTTCGAGTTAAGGGAAGTCTTGCCTATTGGAGGTCAATTATTTCATGTGCGATGTTGTGCTCATGTTACTAACTTGTTGGTGCAAGCAGGACTTGCTGAAATTGGAGACATAATTGATTCAGTTAGAGAGGGTATCAAGTATATTTTGGCTTCTGAGAGTTAGTTGAGAAAATTTAGTGATATTGCTAAATGGTTGCAACTCCCTTCCAAGAAATTGACTTTAGATGTCCCCACACGTTGGAATAGCACTTACATGATGTTGGCGACAGCCGTACAATTCAAAAAAGTATTTCCTAGGTACCATCAAAGTGATCAAGCTTTTCAATGGTTAGTAAGTCCTGAAGAATGGGAGAAAGTTGAGAATGTGAACCAACTTTTGTCAATTTTCAATGAGGTGATTAACATAGTATCTTGCAGTGAATACCCAACTTCAAATCTGTTTCTACTTGGGGTTTGGAGGATGAAAGAAATATTGGGTTTGAAGTGTAAGGATATAATAATGAGTACATCAGGGCAACGGTGAGTAAAATGAGTAATAAGTTTGAGAAGTGTTGgggtaattgcaatttattgaTGGCACTAGCAGCTGTGCTGGATCCGAGATACAAAAtgaatttgataaatttttgtttCCCTCTAATTAACCTAGAGCCTAAAGCTTCTATGAACATTGATAATGTCTAATCTGTTCTTCATGAGTTTTATGAGGTATATGTATCGGTTCATAATTCATCTATTTTGCAACTGCAACGAAGTGCTCAGGAAAATTTCCGTTCTACAAGTGGTTCTACTACAGTTGCTACAGTCAAAGCTCCTACTGGTTGATCAAGGTTTTTGGAACACATAAGAAATAATGACATTGTTCGACCCGCTAAAACAGTTTTGGATGTATATCATGAAGAGGACATTTACATATGTGAAGAGGATGTCAATAAAGAAGACATAGATACTGAGTTTGAGGCTTTGGCATGGTAGAAATTTAATGCCTTGAAGTATCGTATCTTGTCTAAGATGGCGTGAGATATTTTAGCTGTTCCAATCACTATAGTAGCATCGGAATCATCGTTCAGTGTTGGTGGTAGAGTCATTAATCCTCACCAAGCGACATTATccaccaaaacattagaaatgATCTTGTGTGGGCATGATTGGGCAAGGGCATTACATGAACTCAGAAAAAACTCTGTAATAGATGAAGATGAAGCTATAAGTGAGACTTTTATGcacatttttattatgtgttaattatttcttttaaggCACTATAGTAAGTTGTtaacttttttctctttatttttgtaGAAAGTGGTTGAAGTAGACTTACTGACACTATCATGACTCAAGAAGTTCAAAGTTGTAGGGACTATATATGTAATTTGAATTTAGTATTGTATTTTGAACTGTTGTTTCATACTCCTATCTTAATTTTAGGCTTTTTGTTGGAAAATCTATGTAGTCAAGTAATTAATTTCTGAAGTTGAGGTAATCTACTTTGTTCTCTATTATActtttcaaacaatttatgtGTTATTTATAAACCTCCCTTAACATATTTATCAAGGTTTTTGGAACTTTGAGTAAATAaatgcaagggagtaaaaatatctaaccattttttttaaaaaaaagtgtatgcATGTCCTTCTCCTTAAATAAGAAAGAACTTTGGTATGATATTCTCTTTTAAGTATTGTCTtagctaataaaatatatgttgaAACTGTTGAGATGATGTTTCTTCTAAACCTGCTACCATTTCCTAATTTTTTGTGAAACATACTTGTTCACTGCAGAAAGTCACTGTTGTGTTATGTACTGAATTGCAGGAAATATATTGTGTATccaattttgatttttgagtgATTGAGATTGTTAAGGGTTTAGTATCCTCCGTATCTCTTGACTGTTTTAAATGCATCATGTTTTGTCTCAAGCATCAAGTTGTCTCGGTATCTCTATGAGATTGTGTTTTCGTTGAATTTAGATAGTGATTGAAAAATacatggacttctaaatttaacagtgtgcaacaaaatattaaatgcggaatttaaaggagacaaatattttgttgacgaagtgaaaactcaattaagagaaaaaccactcaggggcagccaaacccaggatatccactattcagaagacaaagctagatacaaagcagtaacactcacatacccctgatgcagtggtcgtaccttgctctctaacgtgtaacccaacacgaacgcttcccaaccaggtcttctacatgaaggggtcttcaatggagtcctttaccttagggccaacccctaagatagacttcacagctgatcaaatcacacacttggcaaggctttagaggaaatatcacatctctaagctgtagagaattcaccaccgaattctgtgttgaaagcatggctagagcctcttatttataggcttaggaaaccaaaaatcgactcaaaaatggattctgagacacgcgcgtccagacgggagccAGGGACGTCCgaacgggtcaagtttttcttgtccggaaagtaattctggaattttctgaagggtcgtccggacgggaaaatcattccgtccgaacgcttcttgtggtcgtccggatggtcagtTGACAGCACTTTTTGTccgctttccaacgacgccaatttcgtcccaatccgatatttgagtaaaaagttatgtccaaaataccagagggcgtccggacggcttgaccgagcgtccggacggtcaactgcaaccgcctttccaaaatagtactgaaagctcccataacaaggccacgtccggatggttgcacttcggctgcacgaaattaccataataaggcttgaagcgtccggaccttgaaggctaatgtccggacgattgagctggtgcacgcaatttccatatatgaagcttgatcgtccgcaacatgaagactgacgtccggacggttgaacttggtatgcacgttcttgccttatagaggacaacgtccggacgggataacacatcgtccggacggtagcagccgtcttcccataagtgtgtcttgaggcagaaaccctaattcttgtcaaacactgaatggcgtccggacggtataaccacgtcgtccggactgatgcactgaaacactgggattttctcgaactctgaagagcgtccggacgatttgccattacgtccggacgtaTGCAATCTTGAACCGTTCGAAGCTTCTacaacactgatgggcgtccggacggaaagatctcgtcttccggacggatgttgctaactgatgagcgtcctgacggaataccacgtcgtccgaacggctgacagggaaccgaaataaatccttgaaaacttcacagaatcttctcgaagaacatagctgaagagtagactttggataaagcagcatccctgtgaaagcaacaacattacataaaagtgattttgtccaacagaatgcagccaacacaaaaactaacaaactctccctttggccattctgggacaaaaattacatgaccggttaaaaatacaatcccggtctaaaTCAAAacttactccccctttttgtcacaaagggacaaagggtaaaacaaagtaatgagaaaaaccacaactattactccccctcaatgtctcataagtacaagggtaaacaaagtaataatatccacaaacaaaaactttctaaaatccaaaacaataggagaataTAGAAAAGtatgcaagtggcccaaaagagaggaacataaatcctccaagtatcaaatcccaagacttttggaaattgaacatccgacttcaacaatagtcagttttccaaaggatgcatctgtcaaacattgtgctgggtgccgctggatgtcatattcctaaatcaaaaccaaccagaaatacttctaaaaataccattagatcctgttagttccaaaaataatgtggtattcaagacggctgtcaaatggatgccaaagagaaatataagcaatgcagctattcataaggcataaaagatcaacccagcacacagacagaaaaggattttcatgcacaatatctcaaaaaaatatcccaacaaatattccaatattctaaaagcacaaagacttaaaagaataacggaagacacaatgaagatcatgggatgagaagagatgtgcacagaatgccaaaatctagggagaaatccacgagaaaaacacacaacatgccatgataaatcaataaacatgcaaagatgtgtgtatggcagaaaaagagacggaagtcttaaacctgtagagatcccatccggacgtgtcacttaaccattcgGACGGTTACTGCTAggcaagactgcgcttgtccggacgaagaataggtccgtccgaatgcttcacacttgaaaatctgaaacttgaggaaaatatgcagaaaaatatttttcccaaaagttagcttcataACACgtatgtataatcaactgataaagcagtcaaatagcattgcaaaaatatgcaaagatataaatgagagttaagtattcaataagcacaaatttccctgcagatagaaattttaaatagattactcaactcatgcaatgcgtgtgtgtgtgaagactttctcaataaggtatgaaattcactgatatgacaaaaagcaaccaaattttccaaacaaaagagaaaatcaatgaaagatcagccaaaagtcaaaccttatctcactagggcctagccaccctcatctgatacactccccctaagatgcagcacctaattgttttacttgtaccatgaaggacaaagtaaaatttttacttgcacgtagaggacaaggcatatagcaaactcagcacataagcagtgaatatacaatttaaaagcgcataatgcatatgatttactgcttgattcttatggtgctgcaatcctAGAGAGTACCAGAattttttaggctctaggttcaactagcatgtggtcaatttgaccatcttaatcaaagacctcttctcttatctagaatttctagaagcaaaaagtcagaaaatgaaaagatgtaccttagggtagtcttagatagtgcacattttcatcgcatgaggaaagtaactatctatcattaagatgcaacaggaaaacttagcagatatcatgcataaactctcaatcatatataagcgtagttaatcaatgcataatgaactgagatatcaggcaaaaacacatgcaatatctgaaaagcaatcaagagaaaaataaaattccgcatcttctcccaattttattttattttattttttgttgaaaacaaataaacagaaaaacaacaaagacatgcttcgcccgacgtgctttaactgtcatccccaaaaatatctgcagatgtttctcaagacaacaagagaaaatatggggataaaataaacggttcctcaaacagaatgcaaggcatgagtacgatatgacaagataaacaatgcaatgcaaacatacctgacatgcactaggatttaggaaccaaaatcctatgcatgg encodes:
- the LOC133873238 gene encoding uncharacterized protein LOC133873238, which codes for MSQTSIAVLAASVGVVEAMKDQLGICRWNHVIRSTQQNAKNHLRSMSQAKSLSPSTSAMVLSKAREEKLRQSEETLRTWSMNKFCKSLNPLWKKVSRATIRNDCFTTYNIENKKLKTLLGKGQWTRSTSPQIRGQGIEDKVFTITIDNVKANDTAIIILKDDFELREVLPIGGQLFHVRCCAHVTNLLVQAGLAEIGDIIDSVREGIKYILASES